The following coding sequences lie in one Pirellulales bacterium genomic window:
- a CDS encoding sigma factor yields MSGVSHWHHVYNEYARTVIRVKARQLVRRPGFSRSDREDIEQELAAHLILQAEKFDAGRASLSTFIARVIDSAVAMLLRERGRLKRTPADGVEIQSLEVMIEQPGEPATKLGATISSADLERRTGGASKSDRQIFEDAQAFDSALDSLPSDLREVCRRMMGGSEQDLSRRKVKAAMGAIRKRFERAGFGEK; encoded by the coding sequence ATGTCAGGCGTTTCTCATTGGCACCACGTTTACAACGAGTATGCACGCACCGTGATCCGCGTGAAGGCGCGGCAGTTGGTTCGGCGGCCAGGATTCAGCCGGAGCGACCGGGAGGATATCGAGCAGGAGCTTGCGGCTCACCTGATCCTCCAAGCCGAGAAGTTCGACGCGGGGCGAGCGTCTCTCAGCACCTTCATCGCCCGAGTGATCGACTCCGCTGTAGCAATGCTTCTGCGCGAGCGCGGTCGGCTCAAGCGAACGCCAGCCGATGGCGTCGAAATCCAGTCGCTTGAGGTGATGATCGAACAGCCGGGTGAACCAGCCACGAAGCTGGGGGCTACGATCTCATCGGCCGACCTCGAGCGGCGAACCGGAGGCGCATCAAAGTCCGACCGGCAGATCTTTGAGGACGCCCAGGCATTTGATTCTGCGTTGGACTCGTTGCCGTCTGATCTTCGCGAGGTCTGCCGTCGAATGATGGGCGGTTCCGAGCAAGATTTATCGCGGCGTAAGGTCAAGGCGGCGATGGGCGCAATCCGAAAGCGGTTTGAACGTGCGGGTTTCGGCGAAAAATAG